In the Arachis ipaensis cultivar K30076 chromosome B10, Araip1.1, whole genome shotgun sequence genome, one interval contains:
- the LOC110268364 gene encoding zinc finger BED domain-containing protein RICESLEEPER 1-like has protein sequence MLETTWLYRNVFHRLREKDPNYKSLPSNEEWDLAKEICGKLKLFYDVTQLFSGTQVPTANIYFNKVCDINVALKNWSASPNPLISNMACSMRVKFDKYWEEIHGMMGVAVILDPRYKLARLEYKFSMLCQNQDECLSKIERIKQICYDLLHEYQQNLSNSSNAFEDSTQKLQMNAEQDDDAAYQFTSGRVIAPHRGSLHEDTVEALMCNQNWLWAAYRQRGGKPDYQTANDDDDDVSELRLVMVGSDTRS, from the exons ATGTTAGAGACTACATGGTTATATCGAAATGTGTTTCATCGATTAAGAGAAAAGGATCCTAATTACAAAAGTTTGCCAAGCAATGAGGAGTGGGACCTTGCTAAAGAAATTTGTGGTAAATTAAAGTTGTTTTATGATGTGACACAATTATTTTCTGGTACTCAAGTTCCAACAGCCAACATTTATTTTAACAAAGTATGTGATATAAATGTTGCCTTGAAAAATTGGTCTGCTTCTCCAAATCCATTAATTAGTAATATGGCATGTAGTATGAGGGTAAAATTTGATAAGTATTGGGAAGAAATTCATGGCATGATGGGTGTTGCTGTCATTCTAGATCCTAGGTATAAGCTTGCTAGGCTTGAGTATAAATTCTCAATGTTATGTCAAAATCAAGATGAGTGCTTAAGTAAGATTGAGAGGATCAAACAGATATGCTATGACTTGCTTCATGAGTACCAACAGAATCTGTCTAATTCAAGTAACGCATTTGAGGATTCTACACAAAAGCTACAGATGAATGCAGAGCAAGATGATGATGCTGCTTACCAGTT CACAAGTGGTCGAGTAATTGCTCCTCATCGTGGTAGTCTTCATGAAGATACTGTGGAAGCTCTTATGTGTAATCAAAACTGGTTGTGGGCAGCATATCGTCAAAGAG GTGGAAAACCTGATTATCAAACtgcaaatgatgatgatgatgatgtatctGAACTCAGACTAGTGATG GTAGGGTCGGATACCCGCAGTTGa